In a single window of the Pseudomonas entomophila genome:
- a CDS encoding symmetrical bis(5'-nucleosyl)-tetraphosphatase — MATYAVGDLQGCLQPLKCLLERVRFNPAVDRLWLVGDLVNRGPESLETLRYLYSIRDSLVCVLGNHDLHLLAAWHSVERLKKSDTLREIIEAPDADSLFDWLRRQKLLHYDEPRGIAMVHAGIPPQWTLGKALELAAEVEEVLRDDGRLKQYLDGMYGNEPNKWSKDLAGVERLRVITNYFTRMRFCTAAGKLDLKSKEGLDSAPKGYKPWFDHPDRRSRHVKIIFGHWAALEGRVDVPGVIALDTGCVWGGAMTLYNVDSGEYHRCDCTREGTPRPPAPNDHP; from the coding sequence ATGGCCACCTACGCGGTCGGTGACCTGCAAGGTTGCCTGCAGCCACTCAAGTGCCTGCTCGAACGCGTGCGCTTCAACCCCGCGGTCGACCGCCTATGGTTGGTGGGCGACCTGGTCAACCGCGGCCCGGAGTCGCTCGAGACTCTGCGCTATCTCTATTCGATTCGTGATTCGCTGGTATGCGTGCTCGGCAACCACGACCTGCACCTGCTGGCCGCCTGGCACAGCGTCGAACGCCTGAAGAAAAGCGACACCCTGCGCGAAATCATCGAGGCCCCGGACGCCGACTCACTGTTCGACTGGCTGCGCCGGCAAAAGCTGCTGCACTACGACGAGCCACGCGGCATTGCCATGGTCCATGCCGGCATCCCACCGCAATGGACGCTGGGCAAGGCGCTGGAACTGGCCGCCGAAGTCGAGGAAGTGCTACGCGACGATGGTCGTCTCAAGCAGTACCTGGACGGCATGTACGGCAACGAACCCAACAAGTGGAGCAAGGACCTGGCGGGTGTCGAACGCCTGCGGGTGATCACCAACTACTTCACCCGCATGCGCTTCTGCACCGCCGCCGGCAAGCTCGACCTCAAGAGCAAGGAAGGGCTGGACAGCGCCCCCAAAGGCTATAAGCCCTGGTTCGACCACCCGGACCGCCGCTCGCGGCACGTGAAGATCATCTTCGGCCACTGGGCCGCCCTCGAAGGCCGTGTCGACGTACCGGGCGTGATCGCCCTGGACACCGGTTGCGTCTGGGGCGGCGCGATGACCCTGTACAACGTCGACAGCGGCGAGTACCACCGCTGCGATTGCACCCGCGAGGGCACCCCTCGCCCACCAGCCCCCAACGATCACCCCTGA
- the apaG gene encoding Co2+/Mg2+ efflux protein ApaG, translated as MSDPRYQIDVSVVTRYLKEQSDPENDRFAFAYTITVQNNGTVKAKLMSRHWLITNGDGEVEEVRGAGVIGQQPLIEPGQSHTYSSGAVISTRVGTMQGSYQMFAEDGKRFDATIAPFRLAVPGALH; from the coding sequence ATGTCCGACCCCCGCTACCAGATCGACGTCAGCGTCGTCACTCGCTACCTCAAAGAACAATCCGACCCCGAAAACGACCGTTTCGCCTTCGCCTACACCATCACCGTGCAGAACAACGGCACGGTGAAAGCCAAGCTGATGTCCCGGCACTGGCTGATCACCAACGGCGATGGCGAAGTCGAGGAAGTCCGGGGCGCGGGCGTGATCGGCCAACAACCGCTGATCGAGCCCGGCCAGAGCCACACCTACAGCAGCGGCGCGGTGATCAGCACCCGCGTCGGCACCATGCAGGGCAGCTACCAGATGTTCGCCGAGGACGGTAAACGCTTCGACGCCACCATCGCGCCGTTCCGCCTGGCCGTACCCGGAGCACTGCACTGA
- the rsmA gene encoding 16S rRNA (adenine(1518)-N(6)/adenine(1519)-N(6))-dimethyltransferase RsmA, with translation MTEHYQHRARKRFGQNFLHDAGIIDRILRAINAKTGEHLLEIGPGQGALTEGLLGSGAQLDVVELDKDLVPILQHKFAGRGNFRLHQGDALKFDFNQLGVPERSLKVVGNLPYNISTPLIFHLLDHAHLIRDMHFMLQKEVVERMAAGPGGGDWGRLSIMVQYHCRVEHLFNVGPGAFNPPPKVDSAIVRLVPHEVLPHPAKDPQLLERVVREAFNQRRKTLRNTLKGLLDSQAIEAAGVDGSLRPEQLDLAAFVRLADKLAEQQG, from the coding sequence ATGACCGAGCATTACCAACACCGGGCGCGCAAGCGCTTCGGCCAGAACTTCCTGCACGACGCCGGAATCATCGACCGCATCCTGCGGGCGATCAACGCCAAGACTGGCGAACACCTGCTGGAAATCGGCCCAGGCCAGGGCGCCCTCACCGAGGGTCTGCTGGGCAGCGGTGCACAGCTGGACGTGGTGGAGCTGGACAAGGACCTGGTGCCGATCCTGCAACACAAGTTCGCCGGTCGCGGCAATTTCCGCCTGCATCAGGGCGACGCTCTGAAGTTCGATTTCAACCAGTTGGGCGTTCCGGAGCGCAGCCTCAAGGTGGTGGGCAACTTGCCCTACAACATCTCGACACCGCTGATCTTCCACCTGCTGGACCACGCCCACCTGATCCGCGACATGCACTTCATGCTGCAGAAAGAAGTGGTTGAGCGCATGGCCGCAGGCCCTGGTGGTGGTGACTGGGGTCGCCTGTCGATCATGGTCCAGTACCACTGCCGCGTGGAGCACCTGTTCAACGTAGGCCCCGGCGCCTTCAACCCACCACCGAAAGTGGACTCGGCCATCGTGCGCCTGGTACCCCATGAAGTCCTGCCACACCCGGCCAAGGACCCGCAGTTGCTGGAGCGCGTGGTGCGCGAAGCCTTCAACCAACGCCGCAAGACCTTGCGCAACACGCTCAAAGGCCTGCTCGACAGCCAAGCCATCGAGGCTGCCGGCGTTGATGGCAGCCTGCGCCCCGAGCAACTGGACCTGGCCGCGTTCGTGCGCCTGGCCGACAAGCTGGCCGAACAGCAGGGCTGA
- the pdxA gene encoding 4-hydroxythreonine-4-phosphate dehydrogenase PdxA — protein MKPLRFAVTPGEPAGIGPDLCLLLAAEAQPHPLIAITSRDLLAERATQLGLDVDLRPVMPGSFPEHPAPAGSLYVWDTPLAKPVVAGQLDKANAAFVLETLTRAGQGCLNGEFAGMITAPVHKGVINESGIAFSGHTEFLADLTHTAQVVMMLATRGLRVALVTTHLPLRDIADAITPERLERVTRILHADMRDKFGIDTPRILVCGLNPHAGEGGHLGREEIDIIEPVLERLRQEGMDLRGPLPADTLFTPKYLEHCDAVLAMYHDQGLPVLKYKGFGAAVNVTLGLPIIRTSVDHGTALDLAGSGRIDTGSLRVALETAYQMAENRP, from the coding sequence GTGAAGCCCCTGCGCTTCGCCGTTACACCCGGTGAACCAGCCGGCATAGGCCCAGACCTGTGCCTGCTGCTCGCCGCCGAGGCACAGCCACACCCCCTGATCGCCATCACCAGCCGTGACCTGCTCGCCGAGCGGGCCACGCAACTGGGGCTGGACGTCGACCTGCGCCCGGTCATGCCTGGCAGCTTCCCGGAACACCCGGCCCCCGCCGGGAGCCTGTATGTCTGGGACACCCCCCTGGCCAAACCAGTGGTGGCAGGGCAACTGGACAAGGCCAACGCCGCTTTCGTCCTGGAAACCCTCACCCGCGCCGGCCAAGGCTGCCTCAACGGTGAATTCGCCGGGATGATCACCGCCCCCGTGCACAAGGGGGTGATCAACGAGAGCGGCATCGCCTTCTCCGGGCACACCGAGTTCCTCGCCGACCTCACCCATACCGCGCAAGTGGTCATGATGCTGGCGACACGAGGCCTGCGCGTGGCACTGGTGACCACTCACCTGCCCCTGCGCGACATCGCCGATGCCATCACCCCCGAGCGCCTCGAGCGCGTCACCCGCATCCTGCATGCGGACATGCGCGACAAGTTCGGCATCGACACCCCACGCATCCTGGTCTGCGGGCTCAACCCCCATGCCGGAGAAGGCGGCCACCTGGGCCGCGAAGAAATCGACATCATCGAGCCCGTCCTGGAGCGCCTGCGCCAGGAAGGCATGGACCTGCGCGGACCACTGCCGGCCGATACCCTGTTTACCCCAAAATATCTGGAGCACTGCGACGCAGTGCTGGCGATGTACCACGACCAGGGCCTGCCCGTGCTCAAGTACAAGGGCTTCGGCGCCGCGGTCAACGTGACGCTGGGCCTGCCGATCATCCGCACGTCGGTCGACCACGGCACCGCCCTGGACCTGGCCGGCAGCGGCCGGATCGACACCGGCAGCCTGCGCGTCGCCCTAGAAACCGCCTACCAGATGGCCGAGAACCGACCATGA